A single region of the Gephyromycinifex aptenodytis genome encodes:
- a CDS encoding ABC transporter ATP-binding protein → MGDEVRANEQLVAHSIQVSRRELLLVDELDLALTPGQTLALVGPSGAGKTSLLRTLAGLSPPQHGTVTRPAGRIGLVFQEPRLLPWRSALDNVALALHGPREQRRATARTWLRGVHLDEAAANLRPARLSGGMRQRVSIARALAIEPTLVFVDEPFSALDRALAEELRADLSKLLTARRCITVWITHDPREAQEIADLTLTLSGPPTGAWTLTTSPAPKPLALL, encoded by the coding sequence ATGGGCGACGAGGTTCGGGCAAACGAGCAGCTGGTAGCTCACTCGATCCAGGTGAGTCGCCGAGAGTTGCTCCTGGTGGATGAGCTCGATCTCGCCCTGACCCCCGGGCAGACCTTGGCCCTGGTCGGCCCATCAGGAGCTGGCAAGACCTCCTTGCTGCGAACGCTTGCCGGGCTCTCCCCGCCCCAACACGGCACTGTCACTCGCCCAGCCGGGCGGATCGGCCTCGTCTTCCAAGAACCCCGCCTACTGCCCTGGCGCAGCGCGCTGGACAACGTTGCGCTCGCCCTGCACGGCCCACGCGAACAACGCCGCGCCACAGCTCGCACCTGGCTGCGAGGAGTCCATCTGGATGAGGCCGCCGCGAACCTGCGCCCGGCGCGACTCTCCGGCGGGATGCGCCAGCGGGTGTCCATCGCGCGGGCCCTGGCAATCGAACCCACGCTGGTCTTCGTCGATGAACCTTTTTCCGCCCTGGACCGCGCCTTGGCCGAAGAATTGCGCGCTGACCTGTCCAAGCTCCTCACAGCTCGACGCTGCATCACGGTCTGGATCACCCACGACCCCCGCGAGGCGCAGGAGATCGCCGACCTGACCCTCACCCTGTCCGGCCCCCCCACTGGCGCATGGACCCTGACGACATCGCCCGCCCCGAAACCTCTAGCCCTGCTCTGA
- a CDS encoding gamma-glutamyltransferase produces the protein MSRRHVAVAGPAHEAVQSAKSVVEIGGNAVDAAVAAICTACVTEVGIVSPMGGAYINIWAPGQEPLVLDGNVEMPGRGRPKEWFGAGVRDFWLDYYGGLRVYGGHGSVAVPGMFAALDEASKRWGRLPWRELLQPAADIARQGWPLGPACEYYLRASADSLFAWDPQTHEFMTQNGSQGSPKLGEMLRSPDLAKSLEAIARDGAQTLYTGELAHVIAADMDANEGLLSLADLAAYRTAARPAVRARLGAWDIGVNPPPSIGGPVLSAMLRLLAHRRETNGHSDIIDIIDIQHAVLNYRRAAIDAAEDLETAGRELLEAVQELGPDGLAAIISSPETIHVSTVDEDGLACSITTSAGYGSGLTTPGTGLMMNNAMGEPELNRRGLHALPPGTRLASNMTPSTARRDDGSMLAIGSPGADRITTALFQVLAGICLDDQSLQAAIEQARAHVAFDDEGSPRVEFEDLASISDGVARAGATLGLPTVGHEKVGMYFGGVGAAMMSADGAVQAAGDPRRTAATGAW, from the coding sequence ATGTCACGTCGTCACGTCGCTGTTGCCGGGCCGGCCCACGAGGCCGTGCAATCTGCCAAGTCCGTGGTCGAGATCGGTGGCAACGCCGTGGACGCCGCCGTCGCGGCGATCTGCACCGCCTGCGTCACCGAAGTGGGCATCGTCAGTCCGATGGGCGGGGCCTACATCAACATCTGGGCGCCGGGGCAGGAACCGCTGGTGCTGGACGGCAACGTGGAGATGCCCGGTCGCGGGCGCCCCAAAGAATGGTTCGGCGCCGGGGTACGGGACTTCTGGCTCGACTATTACGGCGGCCTACGTGTTTACGGCGGGCACGGATCGGTAGCGGTGCCAGGGATGTTCGCGGCCTTGGACGAAGCCTCGAAACGATGGGGTCGCCTGCCCTGGCGCGAACTGCTCCAACCTGCAGCCGACATCGCCCGGCAAGGCTGGCCGCTGGGGCCGGCGTGCGAGTACTACCTTCGGGCCAGCGCCGACAGCCTCTTCGCCTGGGACCCCCAGACCCACGAGTTCATGACCCAGAACGGCAGCCAGGGTTCCCCGAAACTGGGTGAGATGCTGCGCTCCCCCGACCTGGCTAAGTCCCTGGAAGCGATCGCCCGCGACGGCGCGCAGACCTTGTACACCGGAGAGCTGGCGCACGTCATCGCCGCCGACATGGATGCCAACGAGGGCCTGCTGTCCTTGGCCGATCTGGCGGCCTACCGCACCGCCGCGCGCCCCGCCGTGCGGGCCCGGCTCGGCGCGTGGGACATCGGGGTCAACCCCCCGCCCTCGATCGGCGGGCCGGTGTTGAGCGCCATGCTGCGGCTGCTCGCACATCGCCGAGAAACGAATGGGCACAGCGACATCATCGACATCATCGACATCCAGCATGCCGTCCTGAACTATCGGCGCGCCGCCATCGACGCCGCCGAGGACCTGGAGACAGCTGGTCGGGAACTGCTGGAGGCCGTGCAGGAACTCGGTCCTGACGGCCTCGCAGCCATCATCAGCTCGCCCGAGACAATCCACGTCTCGACCGTCGATGAGGACGGGCTGGCCTGTTCCATCACCACTTCGGCCGGGTACGGCTCCGGGCTGACCACTCCTGGCACCGGCCTGATGATGAACAACGCGATGGGAGAACCCGAACTCAACCGTCGCGGCCTACACGCGCTCCCCCCGGGAACACGTCTGGCCTCCAACATGACCCCCTCGACGGCGCGCCGCGACGACGGCTCGATGCTCGCCATCGGCAGCCCCGGCGCCGACCGGATCACCACCGCACTGTTTCAGGTGCTCGCCGGTATCTGCCTCGATGATCAATCGTTGCAGGCTGCGATCGAGCAGGCTCGTGCGCACGTGGCATTCGATGATGAGGGCAGCCCGCGGGTGGAGTTCGAGGACTTGGCGAGCATCTCCGACGGGGTGGCCCGGGCGGGGGCGACCCTAGGCCTTCCGACGGTCGGCCACGAAAAGGTCGGAATGTACTTCGGCGGGGTCGGCGCGGCCATGATGAGCGCCGACGGCGCCGTGCAAGCAGCTGGTGACCCGCGGCGAACAGCAGCGACCGGGGCCTGGTGA
- the nucS gene encoding endonuclease NucS, translating to MRLVIASCSVDYEGRLVAHLPLATRLLMVKADGSVLVHSDGGSYKPLNWMSPPCAMVEIEPDTLEAEAGVVRVWVVRNTKSDDRLRVLIHEILHDSCHELGIDPGLVKDGVEAHLQALLAEHIATLGEGYRLVRREYMTAIGPVDILCRDAEGAHVAVEIKRRGEIDGVEQLTRYLELMNRDPHLVAAGPVRGVFAAQEIKPQARTLATDRGIRCVKLDYDALRGLDDTTDRLF from the coding sequence GTGCGTCTTGTCATTGCCTCCTGCAGCGTCGATTACGAAGGGCGCCTCGTGGCGCACCTACCGTTGGCAACCAGGCTGCTCATGGTCAAAGCCGACGGCTCTGTTCTGGTCCACAGCGACGGCGGCTCCTACAAGCCGCTGAACTGGATGTCGCCACCGTGCGCCATGGTGGAGATCGAACCGGACACCCTGGAGGCCGAAGCCGGCGTCGTGCGGGTCTGGGTCGTGCGCAACACCAAGAGCGATGACCGGCTGCGGGTGTTGATCCACGAGATCCTGCACGACTCCTGCCACGAGCTGGGTATCGATCCGGGGCTGGTAAAGGACGGCGTCGAGGCCCATTTGCAGGCCCTGCTCGCTGAGCACATCGCCACCTTGGGTGAGGGCTACCGCCTGGTGCGCCGCGAGTACATGACCGCCATCGGCCCGGTCGACATCCTGTGCCGCGACGCCGAGGGCGCCCATGTCGCCGTCGAGATCAAACGGCGCGGCGAGATCGATGGGGTCGAGCAGCTGACCCGCTACCTGGAGCTGATGAACCGCGACCCGCATCTGGTCGCCGCCGGTCCGGTACGCGGGGTTTTCGCTGCCCAGGAGATCAAACCCCAGGCACGAACCCTGGCCACCGACCGCGGCATCCGCTGCGTCAAGCTTGACTACGACGCGTTGCGCGGCTTGGACGACACCACCGATCGCTTGTTCTGA